One Glaciihabitans arcticus DNA window includes the following coding sequences:
- the pfkB gene encoding 1-phosphofructokinase: MIITVTLNPSLDRTLHVERLERGTVLRTTEPTLEPGGKGVNVTRALTANGIPSIAVLPVGGGEGAELSRLLEIAGVHSHFVPVAARTRSNITVAETDGTITKLNEPGFALTDDDVETLTRVLRTIVTAGDWVVLSGSVPPGFTPSQLRSLIESLTASEASLAIDTSGDALVASLAARPRLIKPNRTELAELVGRPLDSIAEVIAAAEEVREGGVELVLVSLGADGAVLVSPGGVLVGESRVDTPRSTVGAGDSFLAGFLVRFSHNENDVEGALVEALAWGAAATSLPGSAVPGPTEIDHTNVQLVLRPDLDRPLVAN, from the coding sequence GTGATCATCACTGTCACCCTCAACCCGAGCCTCGACCGCACGCTGCACGTCGAGCGTCTCGAGCGCGGCACAGTGCTGCGCACCACCGAACCCACTCTCGAGCCCGGCGGTAAGGGCGTCAACGTGACGCGCGCGCTCACGGCGAACGGCATCCCGAGCATTGCGGTACTGCCCGTGGGTGGGGGAGAGGGCGCCGAACTCAGCCGCCTGCTCGAGATCGCCGGCGTGCACTCGCACTTCGTGCCGGTCGCGGCGCGCACCCGCTCAAACATCACCGTCGCCGAGACCGACGGCACCATCACCAAACTCAACGAACCCGGATTCGCCCTTACCGACGACGATGTCGAGACCCTCACTCGCGTGCTGCGCACGATCGTCACGGCCGGCGACTGGGTCGTTCTGAGCGGAAGCGTGCCGCCCGGCTTCACCCCCAGCCAGCTGCGCTCCCTCATCGAGAGCCTCACGGCCAGCGAGGCAAGCCTCGCCATAGACACGAGCGGCGATGCGCTAGTTGCCTCGCTCGCCGCTCGTCCCCGCCTCATCAAGCCCAACCGCACCGAGCTCGCCGAGCTCGTCGGTCGCCCGCTGGACTCCATTGCGGAGGTCATCGCGGCTGCCGAGGAAGTGCGGGAGGGCGGGGTCGAGCTCGTACTCGTCAGCCTCGGCGCTGACGGCGCGGTGCTCGTGAGCCCCGGAGGCGTGCTCGTCGGCGAATCACGTGTCGACACACCCCGCAGCACCGTCGGCGCAGGAGACAGTTTCCTCGCCGGTTTCCTCGTCAGGTTCTCGCACAACGAGAATGATGTCGAGGGCGCACTCGTCGAAGCGCTCGCCTGGGGAGCGGCGGCCACATCCCTACCGGGAAGTGCCGTGCCCGGGCCAACCGAGATCGACCACACAAACGTCCAGCTGGTGTTGCGGCCAGACCTGGATCGGCCACTCGTGGCCAACTAA
- the polA gene encoding DNA polymerase I — protein MSDSEKPTLLVIDGHSLAFRAFYALPVDSFQNREGQHTNAIHGFISMMLNLLKAEKPTHLAVAFDISRYSFRTREYPEYKGTRGETPPEFVGQVPLLEEALKAMGITTISKEDYEADDILATLAFRGSREGFTVYVCSGDRDAIQMINDDVTLLYPNARGVSELKRYDRDSVFERYGIEPHQYPDVAALVGETSDNLIGIDKVGEKTAVKWINQYGSLSGVLEHADEIKGVVGEKLREQSDRAIRNRKLNHLLTDVDLPFGPADLLRRPIDVAAVREVFDKLQFRTLLERVLKIAQEESGDTETVEAIAAPAGPVAPPVRTMVDEELAKWLGTVSANGTAPLAVRVESLNGKIEGFGISSLTESAYVPWGAHRPDYAALEAWLESDAPKYLHTAKNQLKLLASENIALGGIAFDTTLAAWLLKPSSKGDDLASQVYDFLGDTLPQPDPNQLLQEAEALSPATEAWYILRVSEYLAEKLEPGTRSVLDDIEIPLVPVLANMELTGTYINRDILGRLSTELGESSTDLAARAYAEIGREVNLGSPKQLQQVLFEELNMPKTRANKTGYSTDAAALADLQEQAPHPFLDLLLKHRDATKLKQIIDTVDKAADSSSRVHTTYDQTGSSTGRISSNDPNLQNIPIRTEVGREIRTAFEPSPGFETMLTADYSQIEMRIMAHLSGDEGLIEAFHSGEDLHRFVGARIFHVDTADVTPLMRTKVKAMSYGLAYGLSAFGLSKQLRIDTAEAKQLMTDYFERFGAVREYLRSVVVQAKEDGYTTTIFGRRRPFGDLNSSNRVLRENAERQALNAPIQGSAADILKRAMLGVAADLEPLNSRMLLQVHDELVLEVATGELDAVSEIVRKRMTGAAELAVPLEVQVGTGPNWDAAAH, from the coding sequence GTGTCGGACTCAGAAAAGCCTACCCTTCTCGTCATCGACGGCCATTCGCTGGCCTTCAGGGCGTTCTACGCCCTGCCCGTCGACAGCTTCCAGAACCGGGAGGGCCAGCACACCAACGCCATCCACGGCTTCATCTCGATGATGCTCAACCTGCTCAAGGCAGAGAAGCCCACGCACCTCGCCGTGGCCTTCGACATCTCCCGCTACTCGTTCCGCACCCGCGAATACCCCGAGTACAAGGGCACCCGCGGCGAGACCCCGCCTGAGTTCGTCGGCCAGGTGCCGCTGCTCGAGGAGGCCCTCAAGGCGATGGGCATCACCACCATCTCCAAGGAGGACTACGAGGCCGACGACATCCTCGCCACTCTCGCCTTCCGCGGCTCCCGCGAAGGCTTCACGGTCTACGTTTGCTCGGGCGACCGCGACGCGATCCAGATGATCAACGATGACGTCACCCTGCTGTACCCGAACGCGCGCGGCGTCTCCGAGCTCAAGCGCTACGACCGCGACTCGGTCTTCGAGCGCTACGGCATCGAACCGCACCAGTATCCGGATGTTGCGGCTCTCGTCGGCGAGACGAGTGACAACCTCATCGGCATCGACAAGGTCGGCGAGAAGACCGCCGTGAAGTGGATCAACCAGTACGGCAGCCTGTCCGGCGTGCTCGAGCACGCGGACGAGATCAAGGGCGTGGTCGGCGAGAAACTGCGCGAGCAGAGTGATCGGGCCATCCGGAACCGCAAGCTCAACCACCTGCTCACCGACGTCGACCTGCCGTTCGGACCCGCCGACCTGCTGCGCCGCCCGATCGATGTGGCGGCCGTACGCGAGGTGTTCGACAAGCTGCAGTTCCGCACCCTGCTCGAGCGCGTGCTGAAGATCGCGCAGGAGGAGAGCGGCGACACCGAGACCGTCGAGGCGATCGCCGCGCCCGCCGGCCCGGTCGCGCCGCCGGTACGCACCATGGTCGACGAGGAGCTCGCCAAGTGGCTGGGCACCGTCTCCGCCAACGGCACTGCGCCGCTCGCCGTGCGTGTCGAGAGCCTGAACGGCAAGATCGAGGGCTTCGGCATCTCGAGTCTCACCGAGTCGGCCTACGTGCCGTGGGGCGCACACCGCCCCGACTATGCGGCGCTCGAGGCATGGCTGGAGAGCGACGCTCCCAAGTACCTGCACACCGCGAAGAACCAGCTGAAGCTCCTCGCGTCCGAGAACATAGCGCTCGGCGGCATCGCCTTCGACACGACCCTCGCCGCGTGGCTGCTCAAGCCCAGCAGCAAGGGCGACGACCTCGCGAGCCAGGTATACGACTTCCTCGGCGACACCCTTCCGCAGCCCGACCCCAACCAGCTGCTGCAGGAGGCCGAGGCCCTGAGCCCCGCTACCGAGGCGTGGTACATCCTGCGTGTGAGCGAGTATCTGGCCGAGAAGCTCGAGCCCGGCACGCGCAGCGTGCTCGACGACATCGAGATCCCGCTCGTCCCGGTTCTCGCGAACATGGAGCTCACCGGCACCTACATCAACCGCGACATCCTCGGCCGCCTATCAACCGAGCTGGGGGAGTCCTCCACCGACCTCGCCGCCCGCGCCTACGCCGAAATCGGCCGCGAAGTGAACCTCGGGTCACCCAAACAGCTGCAGCAGGTGCTGTTCGAAGAGCTGAACATGCCGAAGACCCGGGCCAACAAGACTGGCTATTCGACGGATGCCGCGGCTCTCGCCGACCTGCAGGAACAGGCTCCGCACCCCTTCCTCGACCTGCTGCTCAAGCACCGGGATGCCACGAAGCTCAAGCAGATCATCGACACCGTCGACAAGGCCGCCGACTCCTCGAGCCGTGTTCACACCACGTACGACCAGACCGGCAGCAGCACGGGTCGCATCTCGTCCAACGATCCGAATCTGCAGAACATCCCAATCCGCACGGAGGTAGGACGCGAGATCCGTACGGCCTTCGAGCCGAGCCCGGGCTTCGAGACCATGCTGACCGCCGACTACTCGCAGATCGAGATGCGCATCATGGCGCACCTCTCCGGCGACGAGGGCCTCATCGAGGCGTTCCACTCGGGGGAAGACCTGCACCGCTTCGTCGGCGCGCGCATCTTCCATGTGGACACCGCCGATGTCACGCCGCTGATGCGCACCAAGGTCAAGGCGATGTCCTACGGCCTGGCCTACGGCCTGAGCGCATTCGGCCTGTCCAAGCAGCTGCGCATCGACACCGCCGAGGCGAAGCAGCTGATGACCGACTACTTCGAGCGTTTTGGCGCGGTGCGCGAGTACTTGCGCAGCGTTGTCGTGCAGGCGAAGGAAGACGGCTACACGACGACCATCTTCGGCCGGCGCCGACCGTTCGGCGACTTGAACTCCTCGAACCGAGTGCTGCGCGAGAACGCCGAACGTCAGGCGCTGAACGCGCCCATCCAGGGTTCCGCAGCCGACATCCTGAAGCGCGCCATGCTCGGCGTCGCGGCGGACCTCGAACCCCTGAACTCGCGCATGTTGCTGCAGGTGCACGACGAGCTGGTGCTCGAGGTCGCGACCGGCGAACTCGATGCCGTGTCCGAGATCGTGCGAAAGAGGATGACGGGTGCCGCCGAGCTCGCGGTGCCGCTTGAGGTGCAGGTCGGCACCGGTCCCAATTGGGATGCTGCCGCCCACTAA
- a CDS encoding NAD(P)/FAD-dependent oxidoreductase: MADSRPVVVVGASMGGLRVTEALRKSGYAGPITVIGDESHLPYNRPPLSKDVLSTVVSHEAVAFPQRAATANVDWMLGSPVSSVDVAAHTLATADGSTREWRALVVATGLRPRRLALPPLAGRHTLRTLDDAMALRDELVPGARVVVNGSGFIGSEVAATARKLGCEVTVVSSNTLPMERALGPVLGAEVQARHEAHGVEFLPGRSVVALLGESRVEGVVLDDGRELAADVVVEAIGADCNDEWLAASGLDLIDGVLVDPAMRAIGLDGTVHSDIYVVGDIARFPNTMFDSVPRRVEHWNIPTDTGRRAGAVLGAYLADDGSLEDVAAQSFTPMPSFWSNQFDLSIQAFGMPGLADPDGVRLLEGEISGDSITGYYRSGRLVGVVGFGMKAALMPYRAQIAAG, translated from the coding sequence GTGGCCGATTCGCGCCCCGTCGTCGTCGTCGGCGCATCCATGGGTGGCCTGCGGGTCACCGAGGCGCTGCGCAAGTCCGGCTATGCCGGCCCGATCACCGTCATCGGCGACGAGAGCCACCTCCCGTACAATCGTCCGCCGCTGTCGAAGGACGTGCTGTCGACCGTGGTCAGCCACGAGGCGGTCGCCTTCCCGCAGCGCGCCGCAACCGCCAATGTCGACTGGATGCTCGGCTCACCCGTCTCGTCCGTCGATGTCGCCGCACACACCCTTGCCACCGCAGACGGGTCGACGCGCGAGTGGCGAGCCCTCGTGGTCGCCACGGGCCTCCGTCCCAGGCGTCTCGCGCTGCCGCCGCTCGCCGGGCGGCACACCCTGCGCACGCTGGATGACGCGATGGCCTTGCGTGACGAGCTCGTGCCCGGTGCCCGGGTGGTCGTGAACGGCTCCGGGTTCATCGGTTCGGAGGTCGCGGCGACCGCGCGCAAGCTCGGCTGCGAGGTGACCGTCGTCTCGTCGAACACGCTGCCGATGGAGCGCGCCCTCGGGCCCGTGCTGGGCGCAGAGGTGCAGGCGCGCCACGAGGCTCACGGGGTCGAGTTCCTGCCCGGACGGAGCGTTGTGGCCCTTCTCGGGGAATCCCGGGTCGAGGGAGTGGTTCTTGACGACGGTCGGGAGCTTGCGGCCGATGTCGTTGTGGAGGCTATCGGTGCCGATTGCAATGACGAATGGCTCGCGGCATCCGGTCTCGATCTGATCGACGGCGTGCTGGTCGACCCGGCGATGCGCGCCATCGGCCTGGACGGAACGGTTCACAGCGACATTTATGTCGTGGGCGACATCGCGCGCTTCCCGAACACGATGTTCGACTCCGTGCCGCGGCGCGTGGAGCACTGGAACATTCCCACAGACACGGGTCGCCGCGCGGGTGCCGTGCTCGGCGCCTACCTCGCCGACGATGGCAGTCTCGAGGATGTCGCGGCGCAGTCATTCACGCCGATGCCCTCGTTCTGGTCCAACCAGTTCGACCTCAGCATCCAGGCCTTCGGAATGCCCGGACTCGCCGATCCCGACGGAGTCCGCCTGCTCGAGGGGGAGATCTCGGGCGACTCGATCACCGGCTATTACCGGTCCGGGCGCCTGGTCGGCGTCGTCGGTTTCGGGATGAAGGCCGCGCTGATGCCCTACCGGGCGCAGATCGCTGCGGGCTAG
- a CDS encoding RNA polymerase sigma factor yields the protein MISDTELIQRSMDRDDRAFSELFDRHSTAIYRYAFRLTRDAEDSQKLVHDTFVTAWKRLADISLVGESLLPWLIAACRDHAFALRRSAPESSSLPLEWINAELANPLANEQFARGPEVEWAYAAIERLGETDRRLVELCLYEGRSYAEAAVLLGLVPSTLTTIVERTRGRARVLLSRFKESEAML from the coding sequence ATGATCTCGGATACCGAGCTGATCCAGCGAAGCATGGATCGGGACGATCGTGCCTTCAGCGAGCTCTTCGACCGGCATTCGACGGCGATCTACCGCTACGCCTTCCGCCTCACCCGCGACGCGGAGGACAGCCAGAAGCTCGTGCACGACACCTTCGTCACCGCGTGGAAGAGACTCGCCGACATCTCGCTCGTCGGAGAGTCCCTTCTGCCCTGGCTGATCGCCGCCTGCCGGGATCATGCTTTCGCGCTCCGGCGGTCCGCTCCCGAATCGTCTAGCCTGCCGCTCGAGTGGATCAACGCCGAACTCGCCAACCCACTCGCCAACGAGCAGTTCGCCCGCGGCCCCGAGGTCGAATGGGCCTACGCCGCAATCGAGCGTCTCGGCGAGACCGACCGCCGTCTGGTGGAGCTCTGCCTGTACGAGGGGCGTTCCTACGCCGAGGCGGCTGTGCTGCTGGGGCTGGTGCCGAGCACCCTCACCACGATCGTCGAGAGAACCCGGGGCAGGGCGCGCGTGCTGCTCTCCCGCTTCAAGGAATCCGAGGCCATGCTGTGA
- a CDS encoding HNH endonuclease signature motif containing protein, translating to MENRFDALVALDREIAGLHARRAALIEAARVEILEQPRPGSTWDPVVIARRELSSELACALRIPERSAERLIAESRALCTQLPATLEALASGRISYRHAQVVVDQASTLPASALPDFEGDVLPLAEVLTAAQFERRARVRRELVHPESRQVRHERAVGERSVTIDPGKDGMCWLTAHLPAVDALAIYNRITDAARGLQGAAEPRTLTQLRADVFCELMFGGKGIVPRVFVTVPALTLLGTDGGPAMLDGFGPIDDETARRLCALAPSFTRLLTHPETGAVLSVGRDRYAVPADLRKWLQVRDGTCRYPGCSRAAPGCEIDHTLEWANRGPTDHDNLAHLCPMHHALRHNTAWRVKQTGGGGLAWTSPSGAVYRTSPATVMRR from the coding sequence ATGGAGAACAGATTCGACGCACTCGTCGCCCTCGATCGGGAGATAGCGGGGCTGCACGCACGCCGCGCGGCGTTGATCGAGGCGGCACGCGTCGAGATACTCGAGCAGCCACGCCCGGGGTCCACGTGGGACCCGGTGGTGATCGCGCGCCGCGAGCTCAGTTCCGAGCTGGCCTGCGCGCTGCGCATCCCCGAGCGCTCGGCGGAGCGGCTCATCGCCGAGAGTCGGGCGCTCTGCACACAACTGCCGGCAACCCTCGAGGCGCTGGCCTCCGGACGCATCAGCTACCGGCATGCGCAGGTCGTGGTCGACCAGGCGTCCACCCTGCCGGCGTCAGCTCTTCCCGATTTCGAGGGCGACGTCCTTCCGCTGGCCGAGGTGCTCACCGCCGCGCAGTTCGAGCGGCGCGCCCGCGTGCGGCGGGAGCTGGTGCATCCCGAGTCGCGGCAGGTGCGCCACGAGAGGGCGGTCGGCGAGCGGTCGGTGACCATAGATCCCGGCAAGGACGGCATGTGCTGGCTCACCGCGCACCTGCCCGCCGTCGATGCCCTGGCCATCTACAACCGCATCACCGATGCCGCACGCGGCCTGCAGGGTGCCGCCGAGCCGCGCACACTCACCCAACTTCGTGCCGACGTTTTCTGTGAGCTGATGTTCGGTGGCAAAGGAATCGTGCCGAGGGTCTTCGTGACTGTGCCGGCGCTCACCCTTCTCGGTACGGACGGCGGGCCGGCCATGCTCGACGGGTTCGGCCCGATCGACGACGAGACGGCGCGCCGACTGTGCGCTCTCGCTCCCTCGTTCACGCGGCTGCTCACGCATCCCGAGACCGGTGCCGTGCTGTCCGTCGGGCGCGACCGCTACGCGGTTCCCGCCGACCTGCGCAAGTGGCTTCAGGTGCGGGATGGGACCTGCAGGTATCCCGGCTGCAGCCGCGCGGCTCCCGGCTGCGAAATCGACCACACCCTCGAGTGGGCGAACCGCGGACCCACCGACCACGACAACCTCGCCCACCTCTGCCCGATGCACCACGCCCTGCGGCACAACACCGCGTGGCGCGTGAAGCAGACAGGTGGCGGAGGGCTCGCCTGGACCTCACCGAGCGGAGCGGTCTATCGCACCAGCCCGGCGACGGTCATGAGACGGTGA
- a CDS encoding PaaI family thioesterase produces MTTFPENLPPELVERLVTSGGGELARKMNIEFLELSAEHSVASMPVEGNTQVIGLLHGGAHVVLGESLGSVSSAIHAGAGRYAVGIEINATHSRSVTSGIVTATCTALVLGRTLATHEIVVRDEDGRRLSTIRMTNMLRDQ; encoded by the coding sequence ATGACGACCTTTCCCGAGAACCTGCCGCCCGAGCTCGTCGAACGCCTCGTCACGAGCGGCGGCGGCGAGCTGGCGCGCAAGATGAACATCGAATTCCTCGAGCTGTCGGCCGAACACTCGGTCGCCTCGATGCCCGTCGAGGGCAACACGCAGGTCATCGGCCTGCTGCACGGTGGCGCCCATGTGGTGCTCGGCGAATCGCTCGGATCGGTGTCGTCCGCGATTCACGCCGGTGCCGGACGCTACGCCGTCGGCATCGAGATCAATGCCACGCACAGCCGGTCGGTCACGTCGGGAATCGTCACCGCGACCTGCACCGCGCTGGTGCTCGGCCGTACGCTCGCCACCCACGAGATCGTTGTCCGCGATGAGGATGGGCGACGCTTGTCGACCATCCGCATGACGAACATGCTGAGGGACCAGTAG
- a CDS encoding ANTAR domain-containing response regulator, which produces MTDQEAPSIAPRRVVVAEDESLIRMDIVEILRDNGFEVVGEAGDGETAVALATELRPDLVIMDVKMPQLDGISAAERLTKNHIAPVVLLTAFSQKELVERASEAGALAYVVKPFTPSDLLPAIEIALSRYTQIITLEAEVADLVERFETRKLVDRAKGLLNEKMGLTEPEAFRWIQKASMDRRLTMHDVAQAIIEQLSAKK; this is translated from the coding sequence GTGACTGATCAGGAAGCACCCTCAATAGCGCCTCGGCGTGTAGTCGTCGCTGAAGACGAATCGCTTATCCGCATGGACATCGTGGAGATCCTCCGCGATAACGGATTCGAGGTAGTCGGCGAAGCCGGTGACGGCGAGACGGCTGTCGCCCTCGCGACAGAACTGCGCCCCGACCTCGTCATCATGGACGTCAAGATGCCCCAGCTCGACGGCATCTCGGCGGCCGAACGTCTTACCAAGAACCACATTGCACCGGTCGTACTGCTGACCGCGTTCAGCCAGAAGGAACTCGTCGAGCGGGCATCCGAAGCGGGCGCCCTCGCGTACGTCGTGAAGCCGTTCACACCGAGCGACCTGCTTCCGGCGATCGAGATCGCCCTCAGCCGCTACACCCAGATCATCACGCTCGAGGCCGAGGTCGCCGACCTGGTCGAGCGCTTCGAGACGCGCAAGCTCGTCGATCGCGCTAAGGGCCTGCTCAACGAGAAGATGGGGCTCACCGAGCCCGAGGCGTTCCGCTGGATCCAGAAGGCGTCCATGGACCGCCGCCTGACCATGCACGACGTGGCGCAGGCCATCATCGAGCAGCTGTCGGCCAAGAAGTAG
- a CDS encoding PTS lactose transporter subunit IIB, with the protein MATIDGSSVKKLIVACDAGMGSSVMLASQLKKQLAKSGVTVEHSPVASIPSDADVVVTQAGLADRARGVVPGVPVIPFQLFLGDPSVAALVKAIQNGDSIEV; encoded by the coding sequence ATGGCAACCATCGACGGATCGAGCGTAAAGAAGCTCATCGTTGCTTGTGACGCAGGAATGGGCAGCAGCGTTATGCTCGCCTCCCAGCTGAAGAAGCAGCTCGCCAAGAGCGGTGTGACGGTGGAACATTCCCCCGTTGCCAGCATCCCAAGCGACGCCGATGTCGTGGTCACCCAGGCTGGGCTCGCGGATCGTGCACGGGGTGTTGTACCCGGCGTCCCCGTCATCCCGTTCCAGCTCTTCCTGGGTGACCCCTCTGTCGCGGCGCTGGTCAAGGCCATCCAAAACGGCGACTCGATCGAGGTCTGA
- a CDS encoding PTS transporter subunit EIIC, translating into MSDYTPAATGTGIRARVQRGGAFLAGMIMPNLGAFIAWGLITALVIPTGWINQIALGPDRIADGESVPFAAAVLTLVDPIIKYLLPILIGYTGGRLVHGQRGAVVGAVATMGVILSPYALNLDLEGGAMGVGVSFLGAMIIGPVTALVLKWIDRALEGRLKSGFEMLVDNFTAGIIGAVFAVVGIYVLGPIVNAITNALGTAVGFLVETGLLPLASIIIEPAKVLFLNNALNHGVLTPIGADQAAETGKSIMFMLESNPGPGLGILTAMLLFGPRAIRPTVPAAIVVQFLGGIHEIYFPYVLMKPILLIAAIAGGASGVLVFLLAGVGLVAPASPGSIFAYILVASPGDLPMILVGILLSAAVAFAVGALLLGFGKKETALDLDEAKAQSAKNKNKPAAATADAS; encoded by the coding sequence ATGTCTGATTACACACCAGCGGCTACCGGAACAGGTATCCGCGCCCGCGTCCAGAGGGGCGGTGCATTCCTCGCCGGAATGATCATGCCGAACCTCGGAGCATTCATTGCCTGGGGCCTCATCACGGCACTCGTGATCCCGACCGGTTGGATCAACCAGATCGCCCTCGGCCCGGACCGGATCGCCGATGGCGAATCCGTACCGTTCGCCGCAGCGGTGCTGACCCTGGTCGACCCGATCATCAAGTACCTGCTGCCGATCCTCATCGGTTACACCGGTGGACGTCTCGTCCACGGCCAGCGCGGTGCTGTCGTCGGTGCCGTCGCGACGATGGGTGTCATCCTCTCGCCGTACGCGCTCAACCTCGACCTCGAGGGTGGCGCCATGGGCGTCGGCGTGTCGTTCCTCGGCGCGATGATCATCGGTCCGGTTACTGCACTCGTTCTCAAGTGGATCGACCGCGCACTCGAGGGTCGCCTCAAGTCCGGATTCGAGATGCTCGTCGACAACTTCACCGCCGGCATCATCGGCGCCGTGTTCGCCGTCGTCGGTATCTACGTTCTGGGCCCGATCGTCAACGCGATCACCAACGCCCTGGGTACCGCTGTCGGCTTCCTCGTAGAGACCGGCCTCCTGCCGCTCGCCTCGATCATCATCGAGCCCGCGAAGGTGCTGTTCCTCAACAACGCCCTCAACCACGGTGTGCTCACGCCCATCGGTGCGGACCAGGCTGCCGAGACCGGCAAGTCGATCATGTTCATGCTCGAGTCGAACCCCGGCCCCGGCCTCGGTATCCTGACTGCAATGCTTCTCTTCGGCCCGCGCGCAATCCGCCCGACGGTTCCCGCAGCGATCGTTGTGCAGTTCCTCGGTGGAATCCACGAGATCTACTTCCCCTACGTGCTCATGAAGCCGATCCTCCTCATCGCCGCCATCGCCGGTGGCGCGTCGGGTGTGCTCGTCTTCCTGCTCGCAGGCGTCGGCCTCGTTGCTCCCGCCTCACCGGGCAGCATCTTCGCGTACATCCTCGTGGCGAGCCCCGGTGATCTTCCGATGATTCTGGTCGGCATCCTGCTCTCCGCTGCTGTCGCATTCGCAGTCGGCGCGCTCCTGCTCGGCTTCGGCAAGAAGGAGACCGCGCTTGACCTCGACGAGGCCAAGGCGCAGAGTGCAAAGAACAAGAACAAGCCCGCAGCGGCAACCGCCGACGCGAGCTAA
- a CDS encoding tyrosine-protein phosphatase — protein sequence MHWDGALNLRDLGGLPLVAGGASAPGRVFRSGAPEWMTTLGWQQAAAAGLRTIVDLRNADEVGRRPYHPEISESARDPFTVISTPTEDPADDEFMAVCGPWLDHPRSYADNLRFYPARFAAVFRAIAGSPGVVLVHCSGGKDRTGLVSALLLILAGVERAAILDDYEAAFRAANTHLAEHPHLARHFAETPEALDEWVADRRDAFDRWLADFDVTAYLRAAGLDDTELDALQDRLTVS from the coding sequence ATGCACTGGGACGGCGCGCTGAACCTGCGGGACCTCGGCGGGCTTCCGCTGGTCGCGGGCGGCGCGTCGGCACCGGGGCGGGTTTTCCGTTCGGGCGCGCCGGAGTGGATGACGACGCTCGGCTGGCAGCAGGCGGCCGCTGCGGGTCTCAGGACGATCGTCGACCTGCGCAACGCCGACGAGGTCGGTCGGCGGCCCTACCACCCCGAGATTTCCGAGTCGGCGCGGGATCCGTTCACCGTGATCAGCACTCCCACCGAAGACCCTGCCGACGACGAGTTCATGGCGGTGTGCGGCCCCTGGCTCGACCACCCGCGCTCCTATGCCGACAACCTCCGCTTTTATCCGGCCAGGTTCGCCGCTGTATTCCGTGCGATTGCAGGATCGCCCGGCGTCGTGCTCGTGCACTGTTCAGGGGGGAAGGACCGCACCGGCCTCGTTTCTGCACTGCTCCTGATTCTCGCTGGTGTCGAACGCGCAGCAATTCTCGACGACTACGAGGCAGCATTCCGCGCGGCCAACACGCACCTGGCCGAGCACCCGCACCTGGCCCGCCACTTCGCCGAGACCCCCGAGGCTCTCGACGAGTGGGTCGCCGATCGACGCGATGCGTTCGACCGGTGGCTCGCCGATTTCGATGTGACCGCCTACCTGCGGGCCGCCGGCCTCGACGACACCGAGCTCGACGCCCTGCAGGACCGCCTCACCGTCTCATGA
- a CDS encoding DeoR/GlpR family DNA-binding transcription regulator — protein sequence MYAPERHQQILDTARAHGRVEVAGLARDLAVTPETVRRDLTALERRGVVRRVHGGAIPVERFGIEPGVADREAKAAGQKERIARAALDELPDGGSIILDAGTTTVRLAEMLPTDREFTVVTHSIPVASVLISRPNITLHLLGGVVRGRTLAAVGEWTQTQIVDVFADIAFMGTNGLSVERGLTTPDLAEASVKRALINAARRTVVLADHTKFGREDFARVAPLSAIDTIITDAGLDSEFAEDVENAGPRVVVV from the coding sequence ATGTACGCACCGGAGCGTCACCAGCAGATACTGGACACTGCGCGCGCCCACGGCCGTGTTGAAGTCGCAGGACTCGCTCGCGACCTCGCCGTCACACCCGAAACGGTTCGCCGTGACCTGACCGCCCTCGAACGCCGAGGCGTCGTGCGTCGCGTGCACGGTGGAGCCATCCCGGTCGAGCGTTTCGGCATCGAGCCCGGCGTCGCCGATCGCGAAGCCAAGGCTGCCGGTCAGAAGGAGCGCATCGCGCGCGCCGCCCTCGACGAACTTCCCGACGGCGGATCGATCATCCTCGACGCCGGCACCACAACGGTGCGCCTCGCCGAGATGCTGCCGACCGACCGCGAGTTCACGGTCGTCACGCACTCCATTCCCGTCGCGAGCGTGCTCATCTCGCGCCCCAACATCACCCTTCACCTGCTCGGTGGTGTCGTTCGCGGACGCACCCTCGCCGCCGTCGGCGAGTGGACGCAGACCCAGATCGTCGACGTCTTCGCTGACATCGCCTTTATGGGCACCAACGGCCTGAGCGTCGAGCGCGGCCTGACTACTCCCGACCTCGCCGAGGCAAGCGTCAAGCGCGCCCTCATCAACGCCGCCCGCCGCACGGTCGTGCTCGCCGACCACACCAAGTTCGGCCGCGAGGACTTCGCGCGGGTCGCACCGCTGTCGGCCATCGACACGATCATCACCGACGCTGGTCTCGATTCCGAGTTCGCCGAAGACGTCGAGAACGCGGGCCCCAGGGTGGTGGTCGTGTGA